From the genome of Novosphingobium sp. P6W:
GAAGGATTCGCTGTTTTCGGGATCGAAAATCTGCCCGTTGACGTCGGTGCCGACATTGGCCCGAAAGCCCTGCCCATAGGCGGCGTAGATCGTCACCGGATCGCTCAGTTCGTAGACCACGCCGGCTTGCGGGCTGAAGCGGCTGCGCTTGCGACGGCTGTTCTGGCTGGTCAGGCGATTGTCGGTTTCCAGTATCAGGTGATCGAAACGCGCGCCGATGCGGACCTGCAGCCGGTCGGTCACCTCCATCTGGTCTTGCACGTAAGCGCCCATCGAACGCTGGAGGTCCGTACGGTCCATCATGGTCGCGCCGACGGGCAGCGGGAAGCGGCCGTAGACCGGGTCGAGGATGTCGATGACATTGCCCTGCTGCGCCGTCGGATTCGTGCTCAGGGCTGGCGGGCGGAAGCGCAGGAACAGCTGCTTGTAATCGAAATTGTCGTAATCCGCACCGATCAGCACGCGATGCGTCAGCGCACCGGTGTCGAACTCACCCGCTAGTTCCGCGCGCAGCACATAGTGCCGTGCATCGTAACGGCGCGAACGGCGCTGGCGCGAGAGCGAGCGGCCATCGGTATACAGCGCCTGACGCGCGGCCGCCGTCTCCGCATCCGAGGAAAACCCGGTGAGCAGCGTATCGCGAAGGCTGCCGCCGACCAGCAGGCTCCAGCGGTCACTGAACTGGTGGTCGAGCCGCAACTGGTGCCATTCGGCGCGGGCGACGGTGTCGCCATCCCCCGGCTCGCCAAGGAAGCGGGAGCGCGACACCGTGTCGAAATTGCCGTCCAGCACCACGATCCCACGATCGAACGGAACCGAGACACGGGTTTTCTCGAGATCGTAAGTCAGGCGCGTATCCGGTCCGAGGGTAAGGCCGACTGAGGGCAGAAAGCCCCAGCGCGACTGGTGGACATGGTCGCGGAAAGTATCGCCATCCTCAGCGTAACCGATGAGGCGCACTGTGAGGCCGCCGGTCAGCGCGACGTTGACGTCCGCCTCGCCGCGTACCCGGTCCCAGCTGCCGTACTGCATCGCAGCCATGCCGAAGCTGCGGCCCAATTCGGCCTGCTTGGTCACGAGGTTGATCGTGCCGCCCGGCTCGCCTCGCCCGATCAGCGCCGCAGCGGGGCCCTTGAGCACTTCGACCCGCTCGATCCCCGCCGCATCACGCTGTCCGCCGAAACCGCGCCCGCCGTTGAAACCATTGACGAGATAGCCGGTCGGCATATTCTCGTCGCCAGCGAAGCCGCGGATCGCAAACGCATCCCACAAGCCGCCCAGCGTGTTCTGCCGCACGACTGAGGCATTGAGATCGAGCGCGTCGGTCAGCCGCTGGATGCCGTTCTGCTCCAGCGTCTGCGCATCGATCTCGGCAATCGACTGTGGGATTTCCGACACTGCGAAGTCGCCTCGATAGGCTTGCCGGACGCCGTTTACAGTGATCGCCTCGCTGCGTTCGTCACCTTCGGCTCCGGCCTCTTCGGCCAAGGCACCGCCGGACGTTGTCAGCGCCATGACGAACGGCAGAGTTCCGGCCAGCAGCCGGCGATTCCTGGTAAAACGAAGCATGCGATCCCCACGATGACTATGTCCCGAGGCAGCGCGTCGCCTCGTTCGGGCCGGGCTTCTGTCAGCACAAACGACCGCCGTCAATGATATGTTGCATCATATCAATTAGTGATGCCGGAGACCGCGAAACCCGCAGACATCCTGACCTTTTTAGCAATATTCGGGAAACACTATGACTGAGACGTCCCCGCCGATCCTGATCGAGAACCTCGCTGTCACTTACGGCGATCACCAGGTTCTGGATGGCCTTTCCCTTTCGGTGTCCGCAGGCAGTGTCATCGCCCTGTTGGGCGGCAACGGTGCAGGTAAATCGACTACGTTGTCGACTCTGCTGGGCTTCGTGAAAGCGCAAGGCGGCACGGTTTCGGTCTGCGGTATCGATCCCGGCTCCGCGCCCGACAAAGCCCGACGCCAGATCGCCTACCTGCCCGAGAACGTCGCGCTTTATGAACACCTGACGGCCGTGGAGAATGCGCAATACCTGCTGGCGCTTTCCGGCGGGAAGCAGGATCGTACGACTATCGTCGAGGCCTTCGGCGCTGCCGGTCTGCAGGAACGCGCCTGGAACCAGCGGCTCGGGGCCTTCTCCAAGGGGATGCGTCAGAAGGTGGCCATTGCGGTAGCGCTGCTGCGCGAAGTACCGGTGTTGCTGCTGGACGAGCCGACCTCGGGCCTCGATCCACGCGCGACCGCGGATTTTAACGCGCTGGTTCTTGCCGTGCGCGCACGCGGAACCGCCGTGCTGATGGTAACGCATGACCTGCTGAGCGCTGCCGACATTGCCGATCGCATCTGCTTCCTCGAAGCCGGGCGCATCGTCGAAGACGTGACGGCGCAGGGCGAGGACCGCTTCGACGTGCGCGCGTTGCACGCCCGCTTCGCGGTCGCCACGCAGAGGCTGGCGGCATGAACGCCGTTAATCTCATAGCGCGCGACGAGCTGCGGCTGATGCGCCGCAACCGCGTCGCCGGGATCGCCTGCGTGCTGCTAGTGCTGCTCACTCTGGTCGCGGGGGCAAGTTCCTGGGCGCACCAGCGCGGGATCGAGGACTTGCGCGCCCGTCACCAGCACAAGGCCGAACAGGCCTTCGACGCGCAGCCGGCCCGGCATCCGCATCGCATGGTCCACTACGGCACGTTCATCTTCCGCCCGCTGAGCGCGCTTGCCGCCTTCGATCCGGGCGTCGATGCCTTCACCGGCAATTCGATGTTCCTCGAAGGGCACCGTCAGAACACCGCCAACTTCGGCGACGTCAACCAAAGCTCGCTGCTGGTCCGCTTCGGCCAGTTGACGCCTTCCTTCGTGCTGCAGACGGTGGCGCCGTTGCTGCTGATCTTCCTCGGCTACGGCGCCATCGCCCGCGAGACCGAGAGCGGCACCTTGCGTGTGCTGATGATGCAGGGCGCGACGCGCGTGGCGATCGTGCGTGGGAAGCTGCGCGCGCTGGGCACCGTAGCTCTGCTGGTGGCACTGCCCGCAATCCTGGGACTTGTCGTGCTGGCGGGAACGTCTGGCGCGCCGATCCTGCCGATGGCCGTGATCGTGCTGGGCTATGCGGCATGGCTGCTCTTGTGGGTCACCGTCATCGTGCTGGTTTCCACGCTGGTCAGCCGCAGCCGCGACGCGCTGCTGGCGCTCGTGGCGATCTGGGCGGTGAGCGTCGTCCTGATCCCGCGTGTCGCGCCCGATATCGCTAGCGCGGCGGTGCCTCTGCAGAACCACCTTCAGACAGAAGTGGCGATCGCGCGCGACTTGCGCCGACTTGGTGATGCCCACAATCCGGATGACCCGCACTTCGCCGCGTTCAAGCGATCGGTGCTCCAGCGCTATGGCGTGGCCAGGGTGGAAGACCTGCCGGTCAACTACAAGGGCCTGCTCGGCATGGAGGGCGAGCGCATCACGTCGGCCCTGTTCGACCGCTACAGCGGCGGCAGCTACGCGGCCCAAGGATCGCAGAACGCCAATGTCCGGGCGGTGGGCGTAATCAGCCCGGCTATCGCCTTGCGTTCGCTTTCGATGGCAGCGGCGGGGACCGACTTCGCCGCGCATCGCCGATTCCTCCAACAGGCGGAAGCCTATCGTTACGATCTCGTGCAGCGGCTGAACCGGCTGCAGGCCGATGGCGTCACTTATTCTAACGACACCGCGAGTGACGCGGACGCCGACCGCCGTAAGCGCATCGCCGCCGGAAACTGGGAAAATATGCCCGACTTCACCTATCGCGCGCCTGACGGCGCAACACTCGCTGGCAGCGCCCTTCCGGGACTCGTTGTGGTCTCCGGATGGCTCGTGCTTGCCGGAGCCTTGCTTGCCGTCGCGACCGGCCGTCTGGGAGAGCGCAGATGACCTTGTGGATGCATGAAGCCCGCCTAATGCTGCGCCAGCGCCTCGCCATGATCGCACTCGGCCTGCTGGCTGTGCTGACGGCGGCGGCGTTGGTCGCGGGGATGGCCGAAGTCGCCCGCCAGCGCGCCGCCATCGCCGCCATTCCCGCAGCGCAGGCCGAGGACATCGGCGCCATCGCAGCCTGGGTCGACAAGGAGAAGGATGCGGGCAGCGCCGCCTACTATAGCTTCCACCCGACCTGGGATACGCCGGCGCCGCTCGCCTTCGCGGCGCTAGGGATGCGCGATGTCTCCCCCTACATCCTGCGCGTGCGGGCGCTGGGCCTCGAAGCGCAGATCTACGATGGTGATACCTTCAACCCGGAACTGGCGCTTCCCGGCCGCTTCGACTTCGCCTTCGTGCTCGTGTTCCTTGCCCCGCTGTTTGTCATCGCGCTGTGTCACGACCTGACCTCGGGCGAGCGGGAGGCCGGGCGCTGGCGCACGCTTGCCGCTCTCCCGCACGGCGGCGCGGCCTTGTGGCGACGCCGCACCCTGCTGCGTCTTGCCCTACTCTGCGCGGCGATCGGCATGCCCTTCGCCGTTGCGGCGGCCATTTCGGGCGTCATGGTCGGCGCGATCCTCGTCGTTCTGCTGGTGGTCGCTGCCTACCTGCTGTTCTGGATCGGCCTGAGTGCCCTCATCGGTCGGCTGCTCTGGAGCAGCGTCGCCAATGCGGCGAGCCTCGCCGCACTCTGGCTGGTGCTCGTGCTGGTCCTGCCCACGCTCGGCCATGTCGCGATCAACCGGGCCATCCCGGTGAATCAGGGTGCCGAGATCGCCCTTGCCCAGCGCGAGGCGGTCAACCACGCGTGGGACATCCCGCGCGAGGACACGATGCGGGCCTTCTACGCCAACCACCCGCAATGGGCGGATTCCGCGCCTCTGGGCACCGCGTTCCATTACAAGTGGTACTTCGCCTTTCACCAGGTCGGCGACGAGAGCGTGGCGGGCAAGGTGCGCACTTATCGGAAGGGCCTTGAGACCCGCGATCAAACCGCGCGTAGTCTCGGCTGGGTTTTGCCTTCGGTTGGCGTGCAGGCGCTGCTGACCGGGATGGCGCGGACTGACCTTACAGCGCAACTCGCCTATCGCGACCAGATCCGCGACTACCACCGC
Proteins encoded in this window:
- a CDS encoding TonB-dependent siderophore receptor — translated: MLRFTRNRRLLAGTLPFVMALTTSGGALAEEAGAEGDERSEAITVNGVRQAYRGDFAVSEIPQSIAEIDAQTLEQNGIQRLTDALDLNASVVRQNTLGGLWDAFAIRGFAGDENMPTGYLVNGFNGGRGFGGQRDAAGIERVEVLKGPAAALIGRGEPGGTINLVTKQAELGRSFGMAAMQYGSWDRVRGEADVNVALTGGLTVRLIGYAEDGDTFRDHVHQSRWGFLPSVGLTLGPDTRLTYDLEKTRVSVPFDRGIVVLDGNFDTVSRSRFLGEPGDGDTVARAEWHQLRLDHQFSDRWSLLVGGSLRDTLLTGFSSDAETAAARQALYTDGRSLSRQRRSRRYDARHYVLRAELAGEFDTGALTHRVLIGADYDNFDYKQLFLRFRPPALSTNPTAQQGNVIDILDPVYGRFPLPVGATMMDRTDLQRSMGAYVQDQMEVTDRLQVRIGARFDHLILETDNRLTSQNSRRKRSRFSPQAGVVYELSDPVTIYAAYGQGFRANVGTDVNGQIFDPENSESFEAGAKLSLLGGMLTGTLSVFHLAKANVLATDPSAPGFSLALGKARSRGAEFDLAGKLPGRVDVLVSYAYVDAEARSAMVDPNTSFQVKVGDALVNIPKHNLNMQIAKSFTLGEREAQIGVGMQYVGKRRGETGTDFMLPSHRLFRLFGKIDVMEHLELFGAVTNLFDEHWYANSYSPLWVQPGTPRTGIIGLRARF
- a CDS encoding ABC transporter ATP-binding protein yields the protein MTETSPPILIENLAVTYGDHQVLDGLSLSVSAGSVIALLGGNGAGKSTTLSTLLGFVKAQGGTVSVCGIDPGSAPDKARRQIAYLPENVALYEHLTAVENAQYLLALSGGKQDRTTIVEAFGAAGLQERAWNQRLGAFSKGMRQKVAIAVALLREVPVLLLDEPTSGLDPRATADFNALVLAVRARGTAVLMVTHDLLSAADIADRICFLEAGRIVEDVTAQGEDRFDVRALHARFAVATQRLAA
- a CDS encoding DUF3526 domain-containing protein, with protein sequence MNAVNLIARDELRLMRRNRVAGIACVLLVLLTLVAGASSWAHQRGIEDLRARHQHKAEQAFDAQPARHPHRMVHYGTFIFRPLSALAAFDPGVDAFTGNSMFLEGHRQNTANFGDVNQSSLLVRFGQLTPSFVLQTVAPLLLIFLGYGAIARETESGTLRVLMMQGATRVAIVRGKLRALGTVALLVALPAILGLVVLAGTSGAPILPMAVIVLGYAAWLLLWVTVIVLVSTLVSRSRDALLALVAIWAVSVVLIPRVAPDIASAAVPLQNHLQTEVAIARDLRRLGDAHNPDDPHFAAFKRSVLQRYGVARVEDLPVNYKGLLGMEGERITSALFDRYSGGSYAAQGSQNANVRAVGVISPAIALRSLSMAAAGTDFAAHRRFLQQAEAYRYDLVQRLNRLQADGVTYSNDTASDADADRRKRIAAGNWENMPDFTYRAPDGATLAGSALPGLVVVSGWLVLAGALLAVATGRLGERR
- a CDS encoding DUF3526 domain-containing protein, giving the protein MTLWMHEARLMLRQRLAMIALGLLAVLTAAALVAGMAEVARQRAAIAAIPAAQAEDIGAIAAWVDKEKDAGSAAYYSFHPTWDTPAPLAFAALGMRDVSPYILRVRALGLEAQIYDGDTFNPELALPGRFDFAFVLVFLAPLFVIALCHDLTSGEREAGRWRTLAALPHGGAALWRRRTLLRLALLCAAIGMPFAVAAAISGVMVGAILVVLLVVAAYLLFWIGLSALIGRLLWSSVANAASLAALWLVLVLVLPTLGHVAINRAIPVNQGAEIALAQREAVNHAWDIPREDTMRAFYANHPQWADSAPLGTAFHYKWYFAFHQVGDESVAGKVRTYRKGLETRDQTARSLGWVLPSVGVQALLTGMARTDLTAQLAYRDQIRDYHRSLREFYYGYMFRDRPFGKADFDHAPRFDAAIG